Proteins encoded by one window of Bacillus rossius redtenbacheri isolate Brsri chromosome 3, Brsri_v3, whole genome shotgun sequence:
- the LOC134530952 gene encoding uncharacterized protein LOC134530952 produces MGEQAFNIKFVNEVEKHPELYNYKLKGYSKKDVTDKAWNDVAKEVQLTVNECKEKWKNLRSVFVRHIKPPPSGSSSKNKKPYYLSEAMKFTLPFIKTLGTPSGNLPEVINEQNLEHSSSDPTQNTEDVAAEEEEYISDNAILTTTPQLSLPSPMLPNTDFSQEHAHHSQQMTHDPFSNPKDNLSKRKKQTVTEVDKSFMEYMNAKKRKLESNSNDDRQVKKSFLLSLLPEIEPLTDAQMKSFRRRVLQLIDDITNPKDMHQHVPAYQQTPTYSYSVSTHSSLATDNASICSSPGNQTIPQKVQDTETQQYFEVIQETLQYEQEHNVM; encoded by the exons ATGGGCGAGCAGGcgtttaatatcaaatttgtaaACGAAGTTGAGAAACACCCAGAACTCTATAACTACAAGTTGAAAGGGTATTCAAAAAAGGATGTGACTGACAAAGCATGGAATGATGTCGCAAAAGAAGTGCAACTCACAG TTAACGAAtgcaaagaaaaatggaaaaatctccGTTCAGTTTTTGTCCGTCACATAAAGCCACCTCCAAGTGGTTCAAGTTCCAAAAATAAGAAACCATATTATCTATCGGAGGCAATGAAATTTACCCTACCATTCATAAAAACGCTTGGTACACCATCGGGGAATTTGCCAGAAGTCATCAATGAACAAAACCTGGAACACAGTTCATCTGACCCAACACAAAATACGGAAGACGTTGCGGCTGAAGAGGAGGAATATATCTCAGATAACGCAATACTAACTACAACACCACAACTTTCCCTTCCTTCACCTATGCTGCCAAATACTGACTTCTCGCAAGAACATGCTCATCATTCCCAACAAATGACTCATGATCCCTTTTCCAACCCAAAAGATAATTTATCAAAGCGTAAAAAGCAAACAGTGACGGAAGTGGACAAGTCCTTTATGGAATACATGAAtgcaaagaaaaggaaacttgaatcgAATTCAAACGATGATAGGCAAGTAAAAAAGTCGTTTCTTCTAAGCCTTTTACCAGAAATCGAACCTTTGACAGATGCACAAATGAAATCATTCCGACGTAGGGTTCTGCAGCTTATTGATGACATCACGAATCCAAAAGACATGCACCAACACGTACCAGCTTACCAACAGACCCCAACTTACTCCTACAGTGTTTCCACGCATTCATCGTTGGCTACAGATAATGCTTCAATTTGTTCGTCGCCTGGAAATCAAACTATTCCACAGAAAGTACAAGATACTGAAACGCAACAGTATTTTGAAGTCATCCAAGAGACTTTACAATATGAGCAGGAACATAATGTGATGTGA